The proteins below are encoded in one region of Labeo rohita strain BAU-BD-2019 chromosome 15, IGBB_LRoh.1.0, whole genome shotgun sequence:
- the mcamb gene encoding melanoma cell adhesion molecule b isoform X3, producing MIYRRLQFSSAFTLLTPNLGSGDMTLRYIALLIAGLSVLTCKTWAVVDVSMEDRVDVSLKGQAEIPCLYNLKEPAKIITWFTKLPGRDQSMKRIYYYGDHGEVIEEGSDYTGRIKVTHSHEPQNRRGTVILIIDSIQLSDQREFICIVHNTSSDSGEGHTRLQIFNSPSLPVIEETHTGISVNAGEPSKVAHCTVNDGYPRPNITWYKDTFPLQPSDGDIKIIESVTTNSNGLYTVESELLIKVERTDEDAHFYCEVKYFVPGGVRMTESRKINITVHYPTTEVTLYRNPPDRLIKEGDTVEIRCEGNGNPQPLFTFTHNEKGDLKSEHEMLLLENVTRSHSGTYMCQSYDPESDSDAEGSISITVHFLDRIVVTPEDTVLDQGKDLTLTCNALSSLPTKTVWYKGDMRLLEGHVLELQNASYDTAGMYICKVTVPSLPELREEKSVQISVRGKPKITEKMSPINKADRSVNLTCYAQGYPFPTITWTLADGQTGQPVPVPKAETQKNDTGVLSMISVRATSQLIANCSATNELGTVYVSRKIEAFPRVTTTTTQATSTKGGGSGVVIAVIIICLLLLAILGSVLYFLYKKGKLPCGQSRKQDFTKEKASKDDIVMEMKSGKSEEAVLLQGVNGDKKSPTE from the exons CATGGGCCGTGGTGGATGTGAGCATGGAAGACCGGGTGGATGTATCTTTAAAAGGCCAGGCTGAAATTCCCTGTCTGTACAATCTGAAGGAACCAGCGAAGATTATAACTTGGTTTACG AAATTGCCAGGCAGGGACCAAAGCATGAAAAGAATCTACTACTATGGTGATCATGGCGAGGTCATTGAAGAGGGCAGTGACTACACTGGACGGATCAAAGTCACACACTCTCATGAACCACAGAACAGACGTGGAACTGTTATTCTGATCATCGACAGCATACAATTGAGTGACCAGAGGGAGTTCATCTGCATCGTGCATAATACGTCGTCAGACAGTGGTGAAGGACACACTCGTCTCCAAATATTCA ACTCACCATCTCTACCTGTGATTGAAGAAACACACACAGGGATTTCTGTTAATGCAGGGGAGCCATCAAAG GTTGCACACTGTACAGTGAATGATGGATATCCTAGACCCAACATCACATGGTACAAGGACACATTCCCTCTCCAGCCATCAGATGGTG ATATAAAGATCATAGAGTCAGTGACAACCAATTCCAACGGCCTGTACACAGTCGAGAGTGAACTGCTCATTAAGGTTGAAAGGACAGATGAAGACGCTCATTTCTACTGTGAGGTCAAGTATTTTGTCCCTGGTGGAGTAAGAATGACAGAATCCAGGAAAATCAACATCACAGTTCACT ACCCTACGACAGAAGTAACACTGTACAGAAATCCACCTGATAGGCTTATAAAAGAAGGCGACACTGTGGAGATCCGATGTGAGGGAAACGGAAACCCTCAGCCTCTTTTTACTTTCACACATAATGAAAAG GGGGATTTGAAGTCAGAACATGAAATGCTGCTTTTGGAAAATGTCACACGGTCACACAGTGGGACGTATATGTGCCAGTCATATGACCCTGAATCAGACTCTGACGCTGAGGGCTCCATCAGTATTACAGTGCACT TTCTTGATCGTATTGTGGTGACACCAGAGGATACGGTTCTGGACCAGGGGAAAGATCTCACCCTAACCTGCAATGCTTTGTCTTCTTTACCCACAAAGACTGTATGGTATAAG GGTGACATGCGGCTGTTGGAGGGGCATGTTTTGGAGTTACAAAATGCCTCCTATGACACTGCTGGCATGTATATCTGTAAAGTGACGGTCCCTTCATTGCCTGAGCTACGAGAAGAAAAGTCAGTGCAAATCAGTGTGCGCG GGAAGCCGAAGATCACAGAGAAGATGAGTCCGATTAATAAGGCTGACCGCTCTGTTAACCTGACCTGCTACGCACAAGGCTACCCGTTTCCCACCATCACCTGGACCCTTGCTGACGGACAG ACTGGGCAGCCTGTCCCTGTGCCGAAGGCAGAGACTCAGAAGAATGACActggtgttctcagcatgatcTCTGTGAGGGCCACGTCTCAACTAATAGCCAATTGCAGCGCCACCAACGAGTTGGGGACAGTATACGTTTCTCGCAAGATTGAAGCAT TTCCACGTGTGACGACAACTACAACCCAAGCCACCAGCACTAAAG GAGGTGGCAGTGGAGTCGTCATAGCGGTCATCATCATCTGTCTCCTCCTCTTAGCCATACTGGGCAGTGTGCTCTACTTCCTCTACAAGAAAGGAAAGCTGCCCTGTGGACAGTCGAGAAAGCAggattt CACGAAGGAAAAGGCCAGTAAGGATGATATTGTGATGGAGATGAAAAGCGGTAAATCTGAAGAGGCTGTGCTTCTACAAGGAGTCAACGGAGACAAAAAGTCCCCCACTGAATAG
- the mcamb gene encoding melanoma cell adhesion molecule b isoform X2: protein MIYRRLQFSSAFTLLTPNLGSGDMTLRYIALLIAGLSVLTCKTWAVVDVSMEDRVDVSLKGQAEIPCLYNLKEPAKIITWFTKLPGRDQSMKRIYYYGDHGEVIEEGSDYTGRIKVTHSHEPQNRRGTVILIIDSIQLSDQREFICIVHNTSSDSGEGHTRLQIFNSPSLPVIEETHTGISVNAGEPSKVAHCTVNDGYPRPNITWYKDTFPLQPSDDIKIIESVTTNSNGLYTVESELLIKVERTDEDAHFYCEVKYFVPGGVRMTESRKINITVHYPTTEVTLYRNPPDRLIKEGDTVEIRCEGNGNPQPLFTFTHNEKGDLKSEHEMLLLENVTRSHSGTYMCQSYDPESDSDAEGSISITVHFLDRIVVTPEDTVLDQGKDLTLTCNALSSLPTKTVWYKGDMRLLEGHVLELQNASYDTAGMYICKVTVPSLPELREEKSVQISVRGKPKITEKMSPINKADRSVNLTCYAQGYPFPTITWTLADGQTGQPVPVPKAETQKNDTGVLSMISVRATSQLIANCSATNELGTVYVSRKIEAFPRVTTTTTQATSTKGTRFTVPPKQPHTGGGSGVVIAVIIICLLLLAILGSVLYFLYKKGKLPCGQSRKQDFTKEKASKDDIVMEMKSGKSEEAVLLQGVNGDKKSPTE from the exons CATGGGCCGTGGTGGATGTGAGCATGGAAGACCGGGTGGATGTATCTTTAAAAGGCCAGGCTGAAATTCCCTGTCTGTACAATCTGAAGGAACCAGCGAAGATTATAACTTGGTTTACG AAATTGCCAGGCAGGGACCAAAGCATGAAAAGAATCTACTACTATGGTGATCATGGCGAGGTCATTGAAGAGGGCAGTGACTACACTGGACGGATCAAAGTCACACACTCTCATGAACCACAGAACAGACGTGGAACTGTTATTCTGATCATCGACAGCATACAATTGAGTGACCAGAGGGAGTTCATCTGCATCGTGCATAATACGTCGTCAGACAGTGGTGAAGGACACACTCGTCTCCAAATATTCA ACTCACCATCTCTACCTGTGATTGAAGAAACACACACAGGGATTTCTGTTAATGCAGGGGAGCCATCAAAG GTTGCACACTGTACAGTGAATGATGGATATCCTAGACCCAACATCACATGGTACAAGGACACATTCCCTCTCCAGCCATCAGATG ATATAAAGATCATAGAGTCAGTGACAACCAATTCCAACGGCCTGTACACAGTCGAGAGTGAACTGCTCATTAAGGTTGAAAGGACAGATGAAGACGCTCATTTCTACTGTGAGGTCAAGTATTTTGTCCCTGGTGGAGTAAGAATGACAGAATCCAGGAAAATCAACATCACAGTTCACT ACCCTACGACAGAAGTAACACTGTACAGAAATCCACCTGATAGGCTTATAAAAGAAGGCGACACTGTGGAGATCCGATGTGAGGGAAACGGAAACCCTCAGCCTCTTTTTACTTTCACACATAATGAAAAG GGGGATTTGAAGTCAGAACATGAAATGCTGCTTTTGGAAAATGTCACACGGTCACACAGTGGGACGTATATGTGCCAGTCATATGACCCTGAATCAGACTCTGACGCTGAGGGCTCCATCAGTATTACAGTGCACT TTCTTGATCGTATTGTGGTGACACCAGAGGATACGGTTCTGGACCAGGGGAAAGATCTCACCCTAACCTGCAATGCTTTGTCTTCTTTACCCACAAAGACTGTATGGTATAAG GGTGACATGCGGCTGTTGGAGGGGCATGTTTTGGAGTTACAAAATGCCTCCTATGACACTGCTGGCATGTATATCTGTAAAGTGACGGTCCCTTCATTGCCTGAGCTACGAGAAGAAAAGTCAGTGCAAATCAGTGTGCGCG GGAAGCCGAAGATCACAGAGAAGATGAGTCCGATTAATAAGGCTGACCGCTCTGTTAACCTGACCTGCTACGCACAAGGCTACCCGTTTCCCACCATCACCTGGACCCTTGCTGACGGACAG ACTGGGCAGCCTGTCCCTGTGCCGAAGGCAGAGACTCAGAAGAATGACActggtgttctcagcatgatcTCTGTGAGGGCCACGTCTCAACTAATAGCCAATTGCAGCGCCACCAACGAGTTGGGGACAGTATACGTTTCTCGCAAGATTGAAGCAT TTCCACGTGTGACGACAACTACAACCCAAGCCACCAGCACTAAAG GAACAAGATTTACCGTTCCACCAAAACAACCACATACAG GAGGTGGCAGTGGAGTCGTCATAGCGGTCATCATCATCTGTCTCCTCCTCTTAGCCATACTGGGCAGTGTGCTCTACTTCCTCTACAAGAAAGGAAAGCTGCCCTGTGGACAGTCGAGAAAGCAggattt CACGAAGGAAAAGGCCAGTAAGGATGATATTGTGATGGAGATGAAAAGCGGTAAATCTGAAGAGGCTGTGCTTCTACAAGGAGTCAACGGAGACAAAAAGTCCCCCACTGAATAG
- the mcamb gene encoding melanoma cell adhesion molecule b isoform X1: MIYRRLQFSSAFTLLTPNLGSGDMTLRYIALLIAGLSVLTCKTWAVVDVSMEDRVDVSLKGQAEIPCLYNLKEPAKIITWFTKLPGRDQSMKRIYYYGDHGEVIEEGSDYTGRIKVTHSHEPQNRRGTVILIIDSIQLSDQREFICIVHNTSSDSGEGHTRLQIFNSPSLPVIEETHTGISVNAGEPSKVAHCTVNDGYPRPNITWYKDTFPLQPSDGDIKIIESVTTNSNGLYTVESELLIKVERTDEDAHFYCEVKYFVPGGVRMTESRKINITVHYPTTEVTLYRNPPDRLIKEGDTVEIRCEGNGNPQPLFTFTHNEKGDLKSEHEMLLLENVTRSHSGTYMCQSYDPESDSDAEGSISITVHFLDRIVVTPEDTVLDQGKDLTLTCNALSSLPTKTVWYKGDMRLLEGHVLELQNASYDTAGMYICKVTVPSLPELREEKSVQISVRGKPKITEKMSPINKADRSVNLTCYAQGYPFPTITWTLADGQTGQPVPVPKAETQKNDTGVLSMISVRATSQLIANCSATNELGTVYVSRKIEAFPRVTTTTTQATSTKGTRFTVPPKQPHTGGGSGVVIAVIIICLLLLAILGSVLYFLYKKGKLPCGQSRKQDFTKEKASKDDIVMEMKSGKSEEAVLLQGVNGDKKSPTE; encoded by the exons CATGGGCCGTGGTGGATGTGAGCATGGAAGACCGGGTGGATGTATCTTTAAAAGGCCAGGCTGAAATTCCCTGTCTGTACAATCTGAAGGAACCAGCGAAGATTATAACTTGGTTTACG AAATTGCCAGGCAGGGACCAAAGCATGAAAAGAATCTACTACTATGGTGATCATGGCGAGGTCATTGAAGAGGGCAGTGACTACACTGGACGGATCAAAGTCACACACTCTCATGAACCACAGAACAGACGTGGAACTGTTATTCTGATCATCGACAGCATACAATTGAGTGACCAGAGGGAGTTCATCTGCATCGTGCATAATACGTCGTCAGACAGTGGTGAAGGACACACTCGTCTCCAAATATTCA ACTCACCATCTCTACCTGTGATTGAAGAAACACACACAGGGATTTCTGTTAATGCAGGGGAGCCATCAAAG GTTGCACACTGTACAGTGAATGATGGATATCCTAGACCCAACATCACATGGTACAAGGACACATTCCCTCTCCAGCCATCAGATGGTG ATATAAAGATCATAGAGTCAGTGACAACCAATTCCAACGGCCTGTACACAGTCGAGAGTGAACTGCTCATTAAGGTTGAAAGGACAGATGAAGACGCTCATTTCTACTGTGAGGTCAAGTATTTTGTCCCTGGTGGAGTAAGAATGACAGAATCCAGGAAAATCAACATCACAGTTCACT ACCCTACGACAGAAGTAACACTGTACAGAAATCCACCTGATAGGCTTATAAAAGAAGGCGACACTGTGGAGATCCGATGTGAGGGAAACGGAAACCCTCAGCCTCTTTTTACTTTCACACATAATGAAAAG GGGGATTTGAAGTCAGAACATGAAATGCTGCTTTTGGAAAATGTCACACGGTCACACAGTGGGACGTATATGTGCCAGTCATATGACCCTGAATCAGACTCTGACGCTGAGGGCTCCATCAGTATTACAGTGCACT TTCTTGATCGTATTGTGGTGACACCAGAGGATACGGTTCTGGACCAGGGGAAAGATCTCACCCTAACCTGCAATGCTTTGTCTTCTTTACCCACAAAGACTGTATGGTATAAG GGTGACATGCGGCTGTTGGAGGGGCATGTTTTGGAGTTACAAAATGCCTCCTATGACACTGCTGGCATGTATATCTGTAAAGTGACGGTCCCTTCATTGCCTGAGCTACGAGAAGAAAAGTCAGTGCAAATCAGTGTGCGCG GGAAGCCGAAGATCACAGAGAAGATGAGTCCGATTAATAAGGCTGACCGCTCTGTTAACCTGACCTGCTACGCACAAGGCTACCCGTTTCCCACCATCACCTGGACCCTTGCTGACGGACAG ACTGGGCAGCCTGTCCCTGTGCCGAAGGCAGAGACTCAGAAGAATGACActggtgttctcagcatgatcTCTGTGAGGGCCACGTCTCAACTAATAGCCAATTGCAGCGCCACCAACGAGTTGGGGACAGTATACGTTTCTCGCAAGATTGAAGCAT TTCCACGTGTGACGACAACTACAACCCAAGCCACCAGCACTAAAG GAACAAGATTTACCGTTCCACCAAAACAACCACATACAG GAGGTGGCAGTGGAGTCGTCATAGCGGTCATCATCATCTGTCTCCTCCTCTTAGCCATACTGGGCAGTGTGCTCTACTTCCTCTACAAGAAAGGAAAGCTGCCCTGTGGACAGTCGAGAAAGCAggattt CACGAAGGAAAAGGCCAGTAAGGATGATATTGTGATGGAGATGAAAAGCGGTAAATCTGAAGAGGCTGTGCTTCTACAAGGAGTCAACGGAGACAAAAAGTCCCCCACTGAATAG